A part of Buchnera aphidicola (Sarucallis kahawaluokalani) genomic DNA contains:
- the rpsE gene encoding 30S ribosomal protein S5 has protein sequence MIYHDKKNNNVLQEKLITVNRVSKTVKGGRVFSFAALTVVGNSKGKVGFGYGKAREVPAAIQKAMEQARRNMIDVKIQNGTLQHAVKGVHTSSTVFMKPASQGTGIIAGGAMRAVLEVAGIHNVLAKTYGSTNPINVVRATIHGLKNMQSPEMIAAKRNKTVFEILG, from the coding sequence ATGATATACCATGATAAAAAAAACAATAATGTATTACAAGAAAAATTAATTACTGTGAATCGTGTATCTAAAACTGTTAAAGGAGGTAGAGTTTTTTCATTTGCTGCTTTGACTGTTGTTGGAAATTCTAAAGGAAAGGTTGGTTTTGGATATGGAAAAGCTCGTGAAGTACCTGCAGCTATACAAAAAGCTATGGAGCAAGCACGTCGTAATATGATTGATGTGAAAATTCAAAATGGTACTTTGCAACATGCAGTAAAAGGTGTTCATACCAGTTCGACGGTATTTATGAAACCTGCATCGCAAGGTACTGGAATTATTGCTGGGGGAGCAATGCGTGCAGTATTAGAAGTTGCAGGTATACATAACGTGTTAGCAAAAACATATGGTTCAACTAATCCTATTAACGTTGTTCGAGCAACTATACATGGTTTAAAAAATATGCAATCACCAGAGATGATTGCTGCAAAAAGAAATAAAACTGTTTTTGAAATTTTAGGATAA
- the rpsK gene encoding 30S ribosomal protein S11, whose protein sequence is MIKSIHRTKKKVKKRFLDGIAHIHASFNNTIVTITDRQGNTLGWATSGGSGFRGSRKSTPFAAQVAVERCVELIKDYGIKNLEVMVKGPGPGRESTIRALNIAGFKITNIIDITPIPHNGCRPPKKRRV, encoded by the coding sequence ATGATAAAATCTATCCATCGTACAAAAAAGAAAGTAAAAAAAAGATTTTTAGATGGTATTGCACATATTCATGCATCTTTTAATAATACAATCGTAACGATTACTGATCGTCAAGGTAACACTTTGGGTTGGGCAACATCTGGAGGTTCAGGTTTTAGAGGATCTCGTAAATCTACACCCTTTGCTGCGCAAGTTGCTGTTGAACGATGTGTTGAGTTAATTAAAGACTATGGTATTAAGAATCTAGAAGTGATGGTAAAAGGTCCTGGTCCTGGTCGAGAATCAACTATTCGTGCCTTAAATATTGCCGGTTTTAAAATTACAAATATTATTGACATTACACCGATTCCTCATAATGGT
- the rpmD gene encoding 50S ribosomal protein L30 produces the protein MIKKIFITQIKSRIGRLPQHKAILIGLGLRRIGHTVIREDTPSIRGMISKISYMLKIIEDK, from the coding sequence ATGATTAAAAAAATTTTTATTACACAAATTAAAAGTCGGATTGGTCGTTTACCTCAACATAAAGCAATACTAATAGGATTAGGCTTACGACGTATTGGTCATACTGTTATTAGAGAAGATACGCCTAGTATTCGTGGTATGATTTCTAAAATATCTTATATGTTAAAAATTATAGAGGATAAATAA
- the rplR gene encoding 50S ribosomal protein L18, with amino-acid sequence MYIDNNKKFFRIRRSLKIRCKFKNLNAMRLVVHRTSRHIYAQIINTKTATVLTTASTLEKNIQSKLSSYTGNKLSASFIGLMIAQRALKKGVDSVIFDRSGFKYHGRIKSLAESARKSGLKF; translated from the coding sequence ATGTATATTGATAACAATAAAAAATTTTTCAGAATACGTCGTAGTTTAAAAATTCGATGTAAATTTAAAAATTTAAATGCTATGCGATTAGTAGTGCATCGTACTTCACGTCATATATATGCACAAATTATTAATACAAAAACTGCAACGGTATTAACAACAGCATCAACATTGGAAAAAAATATTCAATCTAAGTTATCGTCTTATACTGGTAATAAATTATCTGCAAGTTTCATTGGTTTAATGATAGCACAACGAGCATTAAAAAAAGGTGTTGATTCTGTTATTTTTGATCGTTCCGGTTTTAAATATCATGGTCGAATAAAATCTTTAGCAGAATCCGCAAGAAAATCAGGGTTAAAATTTTAA
- the secY gene encoding preprotein translocase subunit SecY, which translates to MINYIKKKLNNVSNTVLELKKRIIFVIFAIIIFRIGFFIPIPGINCTVLSHFLKQQNGTVVDLFNMFSGGALSHASVFSLGIMPYISASIIMQILTLTINFFANIKKEGEIGAKKITRYTRYIALLVAIVQSLGVSLTLTHIITLEKAILHLDWLFYLTTILSLTTGTVLLMWLSELITECGIGNGTSIIIFIGIISKLPSIIIGIIYHIFSHKFSIFPILLIFCVIFLMLFFISYIESSYRKIILYHSKQRNLHKIYVMQHTHLPLKINTSGVIPIIFTSSTMIILSTICSWLKIHCFYYTVSIIEYYMKPGQLLYIIIYTMLIFYFCFLYSNLICNPRDIAENLKKSGVFIPGIRPGIQTSQYISKIMIRLIFINSLYIICIVLIPELLKKTINIPFVFFNGTSLLIISVVIIDLISQFQTFMISNKYNTFLKKTTLGKNIL; encoded by the coding sequence ATGATTAATTATATAAAAAAAAAATTAAACAATGTGAGTAATACTGTATTGGAATTAAAAAAGAGAATTATTTTTGTGATTTTTGCGATAATAATTTTTCGTATTGGTTTTTTTATACCTATTCCTGGTATTAATTGTACAGTATTATCTCATTTTTTAAAACAACAAAATGGTACAGTAGTTGATTTATTTAATATGTTTTCTGGTGGTGCATTAAGTCACGCCTCAGTTTTTTCATTAGGTATTATGCCATATATTTCTGCTTCAATTATCATGCAAATATTAACGTTAACGATAAATTTTTTTGCAAATATTAAAAAAGAAGGGGAAATAGGAGCAAAAAAAATTACAAGATATACAAGATATATTGCTTTATTAGTAGCAATAGTGCAATCTTTGGGTGTATCGTTAACTTTAACCCATATAATAACTTTGGAAAAAGCTATATTACACTTAGATTGGTTGTTTTATTTAACTACAATATTAAGTTTAACTACTGGAACAGTATTATTAATGTGGTTAAGTGAATTAATTACCGAGTGTGGTATTGGTAATGGTACTTCAATAATTATATTTATTGGAATAATTTCTAAATTACCTTCTATTATAATAGGTATTATATATCATATTTTTTCTCATAAATTTTCCATATTTCCTATTTTATTAATTTTTTGTGTTATTTTTTTAATGTTATTTTTTATTTCTTATATTGAGAGTAGTTATAGAAAAATTATTTTATATCATTCTAAACAACGTAATTTACATAAAATTTATGTGATGCAGCATACACATTTACCTTTAAAAATTAATACTTCTGGTGTCATACCAATAATTTTTACTTCGAGTACGATGATTATTTTATCTACTATATGTTCATGGTTAAAAATACATTGTTTTTATTATACTGTATCGATAATTGAATATTATATGAAACCAGGTCAATTATTATATATAATAATCTATACTATGCTAATTTTTTATTTTTGTTTTCTATATTCTAATTTAATATGTAATCCTAGAGATATTGCCGAAAATTTAAAAAAATCTGGTGTTTTTATTCCCGGAATCCGTCCTGGAATACAAACATCACAATATATTAGTAAAATTATGATACGATTGATTTTTATAAATTCATTGTATATTATTTGTATTGTATTAATACCAGAATTACTTAAAAAAACAATTAACATTCCTTTTGTTTTCTTTAATGGTACGTCATTATTAATTATTTCTGTTGTAATCATTGATTTAATATCACAATTTCAAACATTTATGATTTCTAATAAATATAATACTTTTTTAAAAAAAACAACTTTAGGTAAAAATATTTTATAA
- the rpmJ gene encoding 50S ribosomal protein L36, translating into MKVRASVKKLCRHCKILKRKNVLRVICTIYPKHKQRQG; encoded by the coding sequence ATGAAAGTAAGAGCTTCGGTAAAAAAATTATGTCGTCACTGTAAAATATTAAAACGAAAAAATGTTTTACGTGTAATATGTACCATTTATCCAAAACATAAACAACGTCAAGGATAA
- the rpsM gene encoding 30S ribosomal protein S13 → MVRIAGINIPNNKHTLIALCSIYGIGKSRAQNICVNCGILEHQKIQSLSTKQLDLLRSTISKFIIEGDLRRAKTLHIKRLMDLGCYRGFRHRRGLPVRGQRTKTNARTRKGPRKPIKK, encoded by the coding sequence ATGGTTCGTATTGCAGGAATTAATATTCCTAACAATAAGCATACATTGATTGCGTTGTGTTCAATATATGGTATAGGTAAATCACGTGCTCAAAATATTTGTGTAAATTGTGGTATACTTGAACATCAAAAAATTCAATCATTGAGTACAAAACAGTTAGATTTGTTACGAAGCACGATCTCTAAATTTATTATTGAAGGAGATTTACGTAGGGCAAAAACTTTACATATTAAACGACTTATGGATCTTGGATGTTATCGAGGTTTTCGTCATCGTAGAGGATTACCTGTCAGGGGTCAAAGAACAAAAACTAATGCTCGTACTAGAAAGGGTCCGCGTAAACCAATTAAAAAATAA
- the rplO gene encoding 50S ribosomal protein L15, whose product MYLNTLKFMKGAKKKHRRVGRGIGSGHGKTCGRGHKGQTSRTGASIRRGFEGGQMPLYRRIPKFGFLSRKKRFKSEVRLSDLNKLKEKNINLQTLKKFNIINKNIKYVKIINTGVLTKKIIVQGIQVSKGAYLAIRNVGGLVKGILLEHD is encoded by the coding sequence TTGTATTTAAATACTTTAAAATTTATGAAAGGTGCAAAAAAAAAACATAGACGTGTTGGCCGAGGTATTGGCAGCGGTCATGGGAAAACATGTGGAAGAGGTCATAAAGGACAAACATCAAGAACAGGTGCAAGTATTAGAAGAGGTTTTGAAGGAGGGCAAATGCCTTTATATAGACGTATTCCAAAATTTGGTTTTTTGTCTCGTAAAAAACGTTTTAAATCAGAAGTACGATTATCAGATTTAAATAAATTGAAAGAGAAAAATATTAATTTACAAACATTAAAAAAATTTAATATTATTAATAAAAATATTAAATATGTTAAAATCATTAATACAGGTGTTTTAACAAAAAAAATTATTGTACAAGGTATTCAAGTTAGTAAGGGAGCATACTTAGCTATTCGGAATGTAGGTGGTTTAGTGAAAGGTATATTATTAGAACATGATTAA